A DNA window from Coregonus clupeaformis isolate EN_2021a unplaced genomic scaffold, ASM2061545v1 scaf0715, whole genome shotgun sequence contains the following coding sequences:
- the LOC121560736 gene encoding uncharacterized protein LOC121560736 isoform X1: protein MDLHLTGFWLLLIPHTVLVFCDMEFLERPQGDSVEFHCISEFNATKPIGLYLKRKWLQPNREVLFMYTAQKPALYPDVKQRIHVTGDPSTHRVNVTLSQLKGTDTDLYYCEFVFPDTSVDQNIPSKMELFLYVNDAEDAPDNKMDVGLIETCAGGSAVLPCLAPHGSPSAMEGVCLKRRWNRDPVEVLFHSKRPSSASFPPEERLHLATGLGGLAYNLTLLEMQPEESAFYSCELLLPGRPDNSARLGRHVYFVSVQGVRCSCTGYVPLLYGLSAAVGLLLIFLMALGVAHYGKTQGDRVKLQPHQASIYEEMVGVRPPNGMEKWPPLTT, encoded by the exons ATGGATCTTCATCTGACAGGATTTTGGCTGCTGCTCATCCCACATACTGTGTTGG TGTTCTGTGATATGGAATTCCTGGAGAGACCGCAGGGTGACTCTGTAGAGTTCCACTGTATCTCTGAGTTCAATGCCACCAAGCCCATTGGGCTCTACCTGAAACGCAAGTGGCTGCAGCCCAACCGAGAGGTCCTGTTCATGTATACTGCACAAAAGCCTGCTCTTTACCCTGACGTCAAACAGCGCATCCATGTCACCGGAGACCCGAGTACTCACCGGGTCAATGTGACCCTCAGCCAGCTGAAGGGAACAGACACGGACCTCTACTACTGTGAGTTTGTATTCCCCGACACCAGCGTCGATCAAAATATTCCAAGCAAGATGGAGTTATTTCTGTACGTCAACGATGCTG AAGATGCCCCAGACAACAAGATGGATGTAGGCCTGATAGAGACGTGCGCCGGGGGGTCAGCTGTCCTCCCCTGCCTCGCCCCCCATGGTTCCCCCTCGGCCATGGAGGGGGTATGCCTGAAGAGGCGGTGGAACCGGGATCCAGTGGAGGTGCTGTTCCACTCCAAGCGCCCCTCCTCCGCCTCGTTCCCCCCAGAAGAGAGGCTTCACCTGGCCACGGGGCTGGGCGGCCTGGCCTACAACCTCACCCTGCTAGAGATGCAGCCGGAAGAGAGCGCTTTTTACAGCTGTGAGCTGCTGCTCCCCGGCAGGCCCGACAACAGCGCCAGGCTAGGGAGACACGTGTACTTTGTGTCTGTGCAAG GTGTTAGGTGTAGCTGTACTGGTTATGTTCCACTGCTCTATGGCCTTTCTGCTGCTGTGGGGCTGCTGCTCATCTTCCTCATGGCCCTGGGAGTGGCTCATTAT GGTAAGACCCAAGGCGACCGTGTCAAACTGCAGCCCCACCAGGCTTCCATCTACGAGGAGATGGTCGGGGTGCGGCCCCCCAACGGAATGGAAAAGTGGCCCCCTCTTACCACCTGA
- the LOC121560736 gene encoding uncharacterized protein LOC121560736 isoform X2, whose amino-acid sequence MDLHLTGFWLLLIPHTVLVFCDMEFLERPQGDSVEFHCISEFNATKPIGLYLKRKWLQPNREVLFMYTAQKPALYPDVKQRIHVTGDPSTHRVNVTLSQLKGTDTDLYYCEFVFPDTSVDQNIPSKMELFLYVNDADAPDNKMDVGLIETCAGGSAVLPCLAPHGSPSAMEGVCLKRRWNRDPVEVLFHSKRPSSASFPPEERLHLATGLGGLAYNLTLLEMQPEESAFYSCELLLPGRPDNSARLGRHVYFVSVQGVRCSCTGYVPLLYGLSAAVGLLLIFLMALGVAHYGKTQGDRVKLQPHQASIYEEMVGVRPPNGMEKWPPLTT is encoded by the exons ATGGATCTTCATCTGACAGGATTTTGGCTGCTGCTCATCCCACATACTGTGTTGG TGTTCTGTGATATGGAATTCCTGGAGAGACCGCAGGGTGACTCTGTAGAGTTCCACTGTATCTCTGAGTTCAATGCCACCAAGCCCATTGGGCTCTACCTGAAACGCAAGTGGCTGCAGCCCAACCGAGAGGTCCTGTTCATGTATACTGCACAAAAGCCTGCTCTTTACCCTGACGTCAAACAGCGCATCCATGTCACCGGAGACCCGAGTACTCACCGGGTCAATGTGACCCTCAGCCAGCTGAAGGGAACAGACACGGACCTCTACTACTGTGAGTTTGTATTCCCCGACACCAGCGTCGATCAAAATATTCCAAGCAAGATGGAGTTATTTCTGTACGTCAACGATGCTG ATGCCCCAGACAACAAGATGGATGTAGGCCTGATAGAGACGTGCGCCGGGGGGTCAGCTGTCCTCCCCTGCCTCGCCCCCCATGGTTCCCCCTCGGCCATGGAGGGGGTATGCCTGAAGAGGCGGTGGAACCGGGATCCAGTGGAGGTGCTGTTCCACTCCAAGCGCCCCTCCTCCGCCTCGTTCCCCCCAGAAGAGAGGCTTCACCTGGCCACGGGGCTGGGCGGCCTGGCCTACAACCTCACCCTGCTAGAGATGCAGCCGGAAGAGAGCGCTTTTTACAGCTGTGAGCTGCTGCTCCCCGGCAGGCCCGACAACAGCGCCAGGCTAGGGAGACACGTGTACTTTGTGTCTGTGCAAG GTGTTAGGTGTAGCTGTACTGGTTATGTTCCACTGCTCTATGGCCTTTCTGCTGCTGTGGGGCTGCTGCTCATCTTCCTCATGGCCCTGGGAGTGGCTCATTAT GGTAAGACCCAAGGCGACCGTGTCAAACTGCAGCCCCACCAGGCTTCCATCTACGAGGAGATGGTCGGGGTGCGGCCCCCCAACGGAATGGAAAAGTGGCCCCCTCTTACCACCTGA
- the LOC121560735 gene encoding LOW QUALITY PROTEIN: BUB3-interacting and GLEBS motif-containing protein ZNF207-like (The sequence of the model RefSeq protein was modified relative to this genomic sequence to represent the inferred CDS: deleted 1 base in 1 codon), protein MGRKKKKQMKPWCWYCNRDFDDEKILIQHQKAKHFKCHICHKKLYTGPGLAIHCMQVHKETIDGVPNAIPGRVDIELEIYGMEGIPEKDMQERRRTLEQKQESQKKKQNQDDSDEDDEDDDAPGPSFVQQQMPAAQPQASYVPPMAQPGMPPGARAPGMPPGAYSGMPPMMPGHGVPPMMHGMPPGMHGMPPGMMHGMGGMMPPMMQGIPGMPPGMPPHMGHRPGMPHMAQAPTAAGMPRPTAAAPAAVSKPLFPSAVQMGSHVPNTITASPSSTADSQSAASKPRFSNSPQAQQSASGAVPHSAPSTSSDPPKATFPAYTQSSASSSSSSIPPSNTVAKPPATVTSKPATLTTTSATSKLIHPDEDISLEERRAQLPRYQRNVPRQGQVHMSAPPVAAVGGMMPTQQGMPPQQPGMRHPMHGQYGGPPQGMPGYMQGGMPPYGQGPPMGYQGGPPMGMRPPVMSPAGRY, encoded by the exons ATGGGGcgaaagaagaagaagcagatgAAGCCCTGGTGCTG GTATTGTAATCGAGATTTCGATGATGAAAAGATCCTCATCCAACATCAAAAGGCCAAACATTTTAAGTGCCATATATGTCACAAGAAGTTGTACACTGGTCCAGGGCTGGCAATCCACTGTATGCAG gttcaCAAAGAGACCATCGACGGGGTCCCCAACGCCATACCTGGAAGGGTAGACATAGAATTGGAAATCTATGGCATGGAAGGAATTCCAGAGAAGGATATGCAGGAGAGGAGACGGACGTTAGAACAAAAACAGG AGAgccagaagaagaagcagaatcAGGATGACTCTGACGAGGATGACGAGGATGATGATGCTCCAGGCCCTTCGTTCGTTCAGCAGCAGATGCCTGCTGCCCAGCCCCAGGCTAGCTACGTCCCT CCCATGGCCCAGCCCGGCATGCCCCCCGGGGCCAGGGCTCCAGGCATGCCACCAGGAGCTTACTCAG GAATGCCCCCTATGATGCCAGGACACGGTGTCCCGCCCATGATGCATGGGATGCCCCCTGGTATGCACGGAATGCCACCAGG CATGATGCACGGGATGGGAGGGATGATGCCTCCAATGATGCAAGGGATTCCCGGTATGCCCCCAG GAATGCCACCCCACATGGGTCACCGTCCTGGTATGCCCCACATGGCCCAGGCCCCCACCGCGGCAGGGATGCCCCGACCCACCGCAGCAGCCCCTGCTGCCGTCAGCAAGCCCTTGTTCCCCAGCGCAGTACAG ATGGGCTCTCATGTTCCAAACACCATCACAGCCTCTCCCAGTAGCACTGCAGACTCTCAGTCTGCTGCCTCTAAGCCTCGGTTCTCTAACTCTCCACAA GCCCAGCAGAGTGCCTCTGGAGCTGTGCCCCACAGcgcgccctccacctcctccgacCCTCCCAAAGCAACATTCCCCGCCTACACCCagtcctctgcctcctcctcgtcctcctctatCCCCCCTAGTAACACTGTGGCCAAGCCCCCTGCCACAGTGACCAGTAAGCCAGCCACCCTCACCACCACGAGTGCAACCAGTAAGTTGATCCACCCTGATGAGGATATCTCACTG GAGGAGCGACGGGCTCAGTTGCCCCGGTACCAGCGTAACGTGCCCAGGCAGGGGCAGGTCCACATGTCTGCCCCTCCTGTGGCGGCTGTGGGCGGCATGATGCCCACACAGCAGGGCATGCCCCCCCAGCAGCCTGGCATGAGGCACCCCATGCACG gTCAGTATGGCGGTCCCCCCCAGGGCATGCCTGGCTACATGCAGGGCGGGATGCCTCCGTATGGGCAGGGCCCTCCGATGGGATACCAAGGAGGGCCTCCCATGGGCATGCGGCCCCCCGTCATGTCTCCTGCCGGACGATACTGA